The following proteins are co-located in the Malassezia restricta chromosome II, complete sequence genome:
- a CDS encoding AHNAK nucleoprotein, whose amino-acid sequence MSDVEKAADPSISDYMSAVTQLDTSFVQEIHATQDLSAAEPHTAHSFSGVDSTNGVASAPASTLGSPTMLASPLTGFSNLHVAQPEARPRRSAARLKRNAAITRPRAASAASDSPRHVSRTSHASNVAVLSDNDAASTASEHAIDMTRDTASLLSSLEHADQGSPVSRAASLRSTYASQPPTILSHLGGHAEHDEHRARLPGTSSAPHKGRSMPPSQRSVSSPMPSRRAHIADDRVAHSLVSLSSSPHTPERPLWSLPNDAQQDSAHNEHIGLSRSNSTASAYSDDPAGAESHKAEPPGPDVPPSNDAPTTSPTSAPPAPTDPWLQTPKSPLLQDTLRDMFDSFASALTDLGMDTNEPIRGLDDVSVSYHHAPYQGGSHGLPSHPSTLESMLPPDPPQPAVKPASTLTPTEPNTPLTRTPSTKSDVPPAPEHRLDVYGYNVWWPHAFDITSNLNYDSVSTSQRARLFGDAMTDLMTRPTHLDVWIQQVKSQRPNQADVLTRQVQQQQLEELKATLSPRPDDPKETPNELPLPSNIPYPLLAKAQSAAHADPGISLARVSPRKGASSSIMQSSTAFLMNQLERGRDLLTPNTAASPTPSRQRTPTTAAPPTSHTSPNASSVMNRSLSARTLGAASTSGSVPMGLGIVQRSASQAPPDPAFSAALTRVRDALPDIDDATARHYLTKSQGDDVRAINDYMAEHASRHDATQRRGIFSRATRTR is encoded by the coding sequence ATGAGCGACGTCGAGAAAGCAGCTGATCCATCCATCTCGGACTACATGAGCGCAGTGACCCAGTTGGACACCTCGTTCGTCCAAGAGATTCATGCGACGCAAGATTTGTCTGCCGCTGAGCCCCACACCGCTCATTCCTTTTCCGGCGTGGACTCGACGAACGGGGTGGCATCTGCTCCTGCCTCAACACTCGGATCACCGACGATGCTCGCGTCCCCTCTCACAGGTTTCTCTAATTTGCACGTTGCCCAGCCTGAAGCCCGACCGCGACGGTCTGCGGCCCGTCTCAAACGTAATGCCGCCATAActcggcctcgtgctgCCTCAGCTGCATCTGATTCGCCCAGGCACGTATCGCGCACATCGCACGCATCGAACGTGGCTGTTTTATCCGACAATGATGCTGCTAGTACAGCAAGCGAGCATGCTATCGATATGACGCGCGATACAGCATCCCTCCTCTCATCGTTAGAACACGCTGACCAGGGTTCGCCGGTGTCCAGGGCCGCATCCCTGCGAAGCACCTATGCAAGCCAACCCCCCACTATACTATCGCATCTTGGTGGCCATGCTGAACACGATGAGCACCGTGCGCGTCTACCGGGCACATCCTCTGCGCCGCACAAAGGCCGGAGTATGCCGCCATCACAACGCTCCGTCTCATCGCCTATGCCATCACGAAGAGCTCATATCGCTGATGATAGAGTCGCACATTCGCTGGTGTCATTGTCATCTTCACCTCACACGCCGGAACGTCCGCTTTGGTCGCTACCAAACGACGCTCAGCAAGACTCGGCTCATAACGAACATATCGGCCTGTCACGCAGTAACTCCACCGCCTCGGCGTACTCGGACGATCCGGCAGGAGCTGAGTCGCACAAGGCGGAGCCTCCAGGGCCTGATGTGCCACCATCGAATGACGCGCCTACTACTTCGCCCACATCGGCACCTCCGGCGCCCACAGATCCTTGGCTCCAGACACCCAAATCACCTCTCTTACAAGATACGCTGAGAGACATGTTTGACTCGTTTGCATCGGCCCTCACAGATCTGGGCATGGACACGAATGAGCCTATCAGGGGACTGGACGACGTGTCCGTGTCGTACCACCATGCACCGTATCAGGGCGGCTCCCATGGCCTTCCGAGCCATCCATCCACGCTCGAGTCGATGCTGCCCCCCGATCCGCCTCAGCCTGCTGTGAAGCCAGCCAGCACACTTACGCCTACCGAGCCCAACACACCCTtgacacgcacgccatcgacCAAGTCAGACGTACCACCCGCGCCGGAGCATCGTCTTGACGTGTACGGCTACAATGTGTGGTGGCCTCATGCCTTTGACATCACATCGAATCTGAATTACGACTCGGTATCAACAAGTCAACGCGCCCGTTTATTTGGCGATGCGATGACTGATCTCATGACGCGGCCCACGCATCTAGATGTGTGGATCCAGCAGGTCAAGTCTCAACGCCCTAATCAGGCAGATGTACTAACGCGCCAAGTACAGCAACAGCAACTGGAAGAACTCAAAGCCACATTGTCGCCGCGTCCCGATGATCCGAAAGAAACTCCTAATGAACTCCCTTTGCCATCCAACATTCCTTATCCACTTCTTGCCAAGGCACAGAGTGCCGCTCATGCCGACCCCGGCATCTCATTAGCTCGTGTCTCGCCGCGAAAAGGTGCCTCATCCTCGATCATGCAGTCGTCGACGGCCTTTCTTATGAACCAGCTGGAGCGCGGCCGCGACCTGCTGACACCCAATACCGCAGCGTCCCCCACACCCTCTCGTCAGCGCAcgcccacgacggccgCACCTCCTACATCACATACGTCGCCGAATGCATCCAGTGTCATGAACCGCTCCCTCTCTGCCCGCACCCTAGGGGCTGCCTCGACGTCGGGCAGTGTGCCTATGGGTCTGGGCATAGTTCAGCGCTCGGCTAGTCAAGCGCCTCCGGATCCAGCCTTTTCAGCAGCTCTTACACGCGTGCGGGACGCGCTACCAGACATTGACGATGCCACCGCTCGTCATTACCTCACCAAGAGCCAAGGCGATGATGTCCGGGCGATTAACGACTATATGGCTGAACACGCCTCCCGGCATGACGCGACACAGCGCCGCGGTATTTTCTCCCGCGCTACACGGACGCGCTAG
- a CDS encoding mitochondrial distribution and morphology protein 12 → MSFQLDWQGLEQSFADSLCERLNAFLSGATLPSFLGPTRVHALELGSEAPDIQVIHVGDVWREFREAEAQASVHAQAQEKCTRSSTPPPRLPMRLRTFRHYENDEMPLSVQGSGDGDSVLTDIDDASSHRWSDVDSDVGTSDMSCTWEERAREQSIPSMQLHFSVQWLTSTIRLSLTSSLQIAYHDDTVMSLPISLIITGLELYAQAIVAVDGVSNCIHVSLTEDSTEPCSADGLRQVYDARIRVRHQGQRILPYLGVESQIGEPVKHVLENVGKVERFVGDMLRQWLEDELVYPHFYTFYL, encoded by the coding sequence ATGTCATTCCAGCTGGACTGGCAGGGGCTGGAGCAGTCGTTTGCCGACTCGCTGTGCGAGCGACTCAACGCGTTTCTGTCGGGTGCGACCCTTCCATCCTTTTTGGGTCCGACgcgtgtgcatgcactgGAACTGGGATCGGAGGCACCGGACATACAGGTCATACATGTGGGTGACGTGTGGCGTGAATTTCGAGAGGCAGAAGCACAAGCATCGGTTCACGCCCAGGCTCAGGAAAAGTGTACACGGTCATccacgccgccaccacGCTTGCCGATGCGTCTTCGCACGTTCCGTCACTATGAGAACGACGAGATGCCCTTGTCGGTGCAGGGCAGTGGTGATGGTGATAGTGTGCTGACGGATATCGACGATGCCTCGTCGCACCGATGGAGCGATGTTGACTCAGACGTTGGCACCAGTGACATGTCTTGCACATGGGAAGAGAGAGCGCGTGAGCAAAGCATACCGTCGATGCAGCTGCACTTTAGTGTCCAGTGGCTCACGTCGACCATTCGACTGTCGCTCACATCGTCACTTCAGATTGCCTACCATGACGACACCGTCATGAGCTTGCCCATCAGCCTCATTATCACTGGCTTGGAACTCTATGCGCAAGCGATCGTTGCGGTGGATGGTGTTTCAAATTGCATCCACGTTAGCCTCACAGAAGACTCTACGgagccatgcagcgcagATGGTCTGCGGCAGGTCTATGATGCAAGAATCCGCGTCCGGCACCAAGGCCAGCGCATCCTACCCTACCTCGGCGTGGAGAGCCAGATTGGCGAGCCCGTGAAGCATGTGTTGGAAAACGTCGGCAAAGTGGAGCGCTTTGTGGGTGACATGTTGCGGCAATGGCTCGAAGACGAGCTGGTGTATCCGCACTTTTATACATTCTATCTCTAG
- a CDS encoding large subunit ribosomal protein L29e: MAKSKNHTNHNQTSKAHRNGIKKPRTNRYPNLRGVDPKFLRNQRYAKHGSEKALREARAAAKSSA, from the exons AT GGCGAAGTCGAAGAACCATACCAACCACAACCAGACGAGCAAGGCTCACCGTAACGGTATTAAGAAGCCCAGGACGAACCGTTACCCTAACCTCCGTGGT GTGGACCCCAAGTTCCTGCGCAACCAGCGCTACGCCAAGCACGGTTCGGAGAAGGCTCTGCGTGAGgcccgtgccgctgccAAGTCATCGGCTTAA
- a CDS encoding FYVE zinc finger protein: MSSTQVGDTHGTDVMMSQRDMSPTSHTPSASYSINDAFSRSRPVPGHRCFPTPQTSSWEKDTNVHTCRRCMRRFTLFFRKHHCRRCGRIFCDACTSHRAYIPENVHITDPALPEMLDSESRSAVRICDWCMNEYHIEPVSPRVRTTATDDTSTWTHLLWRISTPWSGEAPSPIDPDALNECPVCDLHLPTLASTQEREQHVATCLEDGAPPSRALRMHFLASNLTADSALIGKECIICMEEFVARDRVARLTCMCCFHVDCIRRWMAKGHACPLHATDT, translated from the coding sequence atgtcgtcgacgcaGGTCGGAGATACACATGGCACTGATGTGATGATGTCACAGAGGGACATGTCGCCAACGAGCCATACACCGTCAGCGTCATACTCGATCAACGATGCGTTCTCTCGATCTCGACCCGTGCCTGGGCATCGTTGTTTTCCCACGCCACAGACCAGTAGCTGGGAGAAGGACACAAATGTGCACACATGCAGGAGGTGTATGCGCAGGTTTACTTTGTTTTTTCGAAAGCACCATTGCCGCCGTTGTGGGCGGATTTTTTGTGatgcatgcacgtcgcATCGTGCCTATATACCCGAAAATGTGCATATCACCGACCCAGCTTTACCAGAGATGCTCGATTCTGAAAGTAGGTCAGCTGTGCGCATATGTGACTGGTGCATGAATGAGTATCATATCGAGCCAGTGTCCCCTCGTGTTAGGACCACCGCTACTGATGACACATCTACATGGACCCACCTCCTGTGGCGCATATCCACGCCGTGGTCGGGCGAGGCCCCGTCACCCATTGATCCTGATGCGTTGAACGAGTGTCCTGTGTGCGATTTACATCTACCTACGCTCGCTTCAACGCAGGAACGCGAACAGCACGTTGCCACATGCCTCGAGGACGGTGCGCCACCAAGTCGCGCTCTCCGAATGCATTTCCTCGCATCAAATCTGACAGCAGACTCGGCCCTGATCGGAAAGGAGTGCATTATTTGCATGGAGGAATTTGTGGCACGCGATCGTGTGGCACGTCTCACTTGTATGTGTTGCTTCCATGTCGACTGTATACGCCGGTGGATGGCCAAGGGACACGCTTGCCCCTTGCACGCCACGGACACCTGA
- a CDS encoding nucleoporin NUP82: MWQEALSTHPIVTERRPPNERGGADITRRTSLLATRGTDLLAVVDNELRMTSVAYAKRHVEQGEGALSYKVLTNEALNFPIQSILVNSTGKLLAVVGVYEVVIVILPRRGYMKQVGTALPVKAVRVGTYYHAPHGTSPIAQCRWHPYGAGGVSFIVLTEDAVVREYDVSHDVDEPQQTLAVLGQPTRTSSMLSAEDDDAKVAVSCTFGEESSSWLLFTLLVLMRSGDVYILCPFMPKHAALPRLHVETLAALEARNTQNSTLAMRFLGDLVRQMQEATAPSFDDTSLDLAEPLTEGYVHVVLPACVPHRTAAQGPCLMRPAPVELNEDVASMACDVIMTRIAEDQAALDVVLIATLEGSIQCGLLAKPVVPHWIMGRSHAELPIMAVCECIDLELPRLEASVRTLQFVKDALYPDMVWVTHMHGMHALSLQPWTAPLLSAMASGNTDRLAAEQQHHTTVAPFVCLTTSADAPAITGACIINDVYLSYAFFILTSDTQLLARELNLRSVTEAHPPPTGRVAEYKTLLAEPFEMPKALEPMQLRPPNMPGEIRADAHTLRAFGQATETVRQRLQDVAKAGHAIQTRSAQQMREMQRQVAQLAQASKRVDAVLAEVLRARIERIDQTQRATVQRLDTLLQQLMDEHTPQLSVYERRWFDELQRMSHEFLGDKAKAKEQLLKLEHQWSHLQHHHHLQSDQVRPKSSELGSRQRERIEHTLAQEAQMLAQARSKIQYLRTALGMHT; this comes from the coding sequence ATGTGGCAGGAAGCCCTATCGACGCATCCGATCGTGACAGAGCGGCGTCCGCCCAATGAAagaggcggcgccgatattacgcgccgcacgtcgctgcTAGCGACACGCGGCACAGACCTGCTGGCTGTAGTGGATAATGAGCTACGGATGACCAGCGTGGCGTATGCGAAGCGACATGTTGAACAGGGGGAGGGGGCACTCTCGTACAAAGTACTTACAAACGAGGCACTCAACTTCCCTATTCAGTCGATCCTAGTGAATTCGACGGGAAAACTACTTGCGGTCGTTGGTGTATACGAGGTCGTTATTGTGATTTTGCCTCGGCGCGGCTACATGAAGCAGGTCGGCACGGCCCTACCAGTCAAggccgtgcgtgtgggAACATACTACCATGCGCCTCATGGAACATCGCCTATTGCACAATGCAGATGGCACCCATACGGTGCAGGTGGCGTGAGTTTCATTGTGCTTACGGAGGATGCCGTGGTGCGTGAGTACGACGTTTCGCATGACGTGGACGAGCCGCAGCAGACATTGGCAGTCCTCGGACAgccgacgcgcacgtcTTCGATGCTTTCGGCtgaggacgatgatgcAAAAGTGGCTGTGTCTTGCACATTTGGCGAGGagagcagcagctggctcCTGTTCACGCTATTGGTACTTATGCGCAGTGGTGACGTCTACATATTGTGTCCGTTTATGCCGAAACATGCAGCGCTTCCACGCTTGCATGTAGAGACCCTAGCGGCATTAGAGGCGCGGAATACGCAGAACTCGACACTGGCGATGAGGTTCTTGGGCGATTTGGTGCGCCAGATGCAAgaggcgacggcgccgtcaTTTGACGACACATCACTGGACCTTGCGGAGCCGTTGACGGAAGGCTATGTACACGTTGTGTTGCCTGCCTGTGTGCCGCATCGTACCGCGGCCCAAGGACCTTGCCTCATGCGCCCTGCGCCGGTAGAGCTGAATGAGGACGTTGCGTCTATGGCCTGTGACGTGATCATGACACGTATTGCTGAGGATCAAGCGGCACTGGATGTAGTGCTCATCGCGACACTCGAAGGCAGCATCCAGTGCGGTCTGCTTGCGAAGCCCGTTGTGCCGCATTGGATTATGGGACGCAGTCATGCAGAGCTGCCGATCATGGCCGTGTGCGAATGCATTGACTTGGAACTGCCTCGCTTGGAGGCATCTGTGCGCACGTTGCAATTCGTGAAAGATGCTCTATACCCCGACATGGTGTGGGTGACTCATATGCATGGTATGCATGCGCTCTCGCTCCAGCCATGGACAGCACCGCTGCTTTCTGCGATGGCAAGTGGAAATACCGACAGACTAGCCGcggagcagcagcatcaCACGACCGTGGCACCATTCGTTTGCCTCACAACAAGtgctgatgcgcctgcCATCACTGGCGCCTGTATCATTAATGATGTCTATCTATCGTATGCCTTTTTCATTCTCACCAGTGAtacgcagctgctcgcccGCGAACTGAATTTGCGCTCCGTCACAGAAGCGCATCCACCTCCTACCGGGAGAGTGGCCGAGTATaagacgctgctggccgagcCCTTCGAGATGCCCAAGGCACTTGAGCCCATGCAGCTTCGACCACCGAACATGCCTGGCGAGATACGTGCGGATGCACATACGCTCCGAGCCTTTGGCCAGGCGACCGAGACGGTTCGCCAACGTTTGCAGGACGTGGCCAAAGCAGGCCATGCGATTCAGACGCGAAGCGCGCAGCAAATGCGCGAAATGCAGCGGCAAGTAGCCCAACTGGCACAGGCATCGAAGCGTGTCGATGCGGTGCTAGCTGAGGTACTGCGTGCGCGTATCGAGCGTATCGATCAAACGCAGCGCGCTACggtgcagcgcctcgacaCCTTACTTCAGCAATTGATGGATGAGCATACGCCGCAGCTATCCGTGTATGAGCGCCGTTGGTTTGACGAGCTTCAGCGCATGTCGCACGAGTTCCTTGGCGACAAAGCCAAAGCAAAGGAGCAGTTGCTGAAGTTGGAGCACCAATGGTCACACCTGCAGCATCACCACCATCTACAAAGCGACCAAGTGCGTCCCAAGTCCTCCGAACTCGGTTCGCGCCAGCGCGAACGGATCGAGCACACCCTagctcaagaagcgcaaaTGCTGGCGCAAGCACGCTCCAAGATCCAATATCTGCGCACGGCTTTGGGTATGCACACGTAG